Within Pseudorca crassidens isolate mPseCra1 chromosome 8, mPseCra1.hap1, whole genome shotgun sequence, the genomic segment GTGATACACTGACTCTGGTTGGCGTTCATCAAATAATTAGCAGAGAGCTGTTCTAGTTGGTTGCCATATCCAATGCCTGAGTTATTTGGCTTTAACCATTTTTTAGATCCCTAAGAGAATGGTGTGGTAGGGAACCCCTCTGCCATTCTCCTACTGCAATCTACACCCAGACCTCCATATCCAACCCACATCTACACGCTCTCTCTCTCCATACAACTATTCAACTATTGCTTTGAGTATAGTTTTTTCTGGTGACTCTCTGACAGACCAGTTCAAAATGATGTGGCTGTTAGAATGGCCACCATCCACCCAGATTTCCTCCTCTCCTATCCCCCTTTCCTACCATTCCGTCTGCTTTAAGGGACTTATCACTAGGTCACAGAGACATCAtaatcctggaacagaaagagagaaattatcAACTACAAATGTTCCTACTATGTTCCCACTCATAGCAGTATTATACTAAACCTCCCTTTCTAGAGATAGACTCTGGAAGCTGGGTGTTCTCCTTAAGTTTTGGTCaacaaattgaaataaaaagaagagttaAATGTGAATTGCAAAGACATATAATTTCTGCTGAAGAAACACCTATTTTTCTACACAAAGCCAACTCTCCCCCAAATTCTACTTCCTCCTTAAGATTATACTAATACTCAAGCTGTAGAAAAAAGAActgtgggagagaaggaaaagaaggcaaaggagaagatgggagagaaaaattgtaaagatcaataaaaattaattgtggtTAAAAGTTTTAAGTaactaagaaaaatttaaaaagaaaaacactgaaaaaggcaaaaaagactactagaaaaatggtaaatcatacattacaaatcaataagaaggTGTGTggtgggaagaaaaggaagactacccaacaaataaaataaatataagagattagaaagtaaagaaaaggcaaaatctagataataaaggagataaaatgtCAAATAATTTTCAGAAGTCTTGTGgtcaagaagaaaaagatttgGAATGAGGGCAAATCAGGGAGAAAGTTTTCAAAAAGATTTGTAATGTCCTCCCCTATCTAGAACACTTTGTGATttttaagaacataaaatatAACCTATGTATCTTtatttgattattaaaataaccatgtttggcacatgaaaaaatgcaatTGTCTCAGattactgaaatttttaaaaatttaatgagctACCAACTATGGAATTTATGGGAAATGAtgaaatttaagaatataaagaGCTACAAGTTTCATCATATAACAAATGATGTTAACTGGGCTTATTATTTTTCCTGTCTGTTGGAtacaaaaatctttttaaaagatgccaaggagggcttccctggtggcgcagtggttgagagtccgcctgccgatgcaggggacacaggttcgtgccccagtccgggaggagcccgtgagccatggccgctgaggctgtgcgtccggagcctgtgctccgcaacgggagaggccacaacagtgagaggcccgcgtaccgcaaaaaaaaaaaaaagatgccaaggagcagaaagaaaaagaaaacactcacTGGACACTGTTTTGCCTCATAGATGTTTGCCTACTAAACAAATATCAACATCAAGTGTTGAGAATAAGGGTCTGGTTGCCATTGACTAAATATGTATACGTAGGATggtcatttctcttttctgagtGTCATgtgtcatctttaaaatgagggggTTGGGTTAGAATGCCATCTGGTTATAATTTAACGTGGTAATTCAAAAGCCACTGTAGTGGCTGCTGTGGTTCCCCACCCAGATTGCTTCTTCCCCAAAGTCCTTTAGGAATGAAATGCTGATCTCCCCCAGCTGCTGGGACTATGGGTGGTTGATGGCTCTTAGCTGCATCCCTCTCTAGCAATTGCCCTTAACCAAAGAGATCCACCCGGCTCAAGGTTATGCACCCTTCCTGGGAGCAACTTGCATCCAATGACTGGTCTGTTAGGGGCTATAAAGGCTGGGCCGTCTTGCCTCCATTCAGGacctccctctccagccctgAGCTCCCTGTGGTGTCAGCTGAGGTCTTTGTGGCATCTGCATCACAGTTCAACGTCCCTctctgcccagtcctgcttcCTTCATTCCCTAACAGGTGTTGAACCTGAGCTCACACCCCAATAAACTTCCTGAAGCAGATCTCCACATTAGCATCTGGTTTTTTTCAGAAACCCAACATGAAATAGGCATTAGATCCCTCTTACTTCTGTGAAAACAGCAGTGCCTCCTGGAAGCAGAAATGCTTTATTCTGAGAGTTGGATTGTATTTCTTGTCCTCATAATCAGGAAGTAGGGAGCTAATGCTACTGTCTGATCATCATTTTCACAGAGTATGATGAAACATTATAGAATTATTTCAGAAGACTAGGATTAGGTATGAATATAGAAACACTAAATCTTAAGGCTTTTATTCATTATTCTAACAGTAAAAATGTACATTATAgtttaatttttcaagaaaataaaatgagtgaaTCTTTTTCTCCAAGCCTTTGCTTTTCCAGGGGAAAAAAGAGCCTAGTaccaataattaaaaaatagaaaagggctATGAAGAAGGGGGGAAATAgagagtaaaaaataataattgtttttcttaaggagctgagaattaaatttaaaaaggaaatacaaatgaaagtatgcattttttaaaatcctcagTATTAGAggatttctctttaattttctttctctttatttagagaaagaaaattaaaacacatacaTAATAAATACCATCACTCAAAACTCACAGGTCTCACTAAACTAACCGaagtttatatattcttttctgacTTTGAatgggattcttttcttttaaagttttttttcaagaactttggtaattttttttctttccccagtttcttttttctgtcctttttattgtttttccctttaatGTATAATGATTTCATCCTGTCCAGTGCATTTAAAACAAGCCAATATGCTTCCCTCTTATTGGAGGTAACTCTCCTATTCACTTTATAGTttacttttgtctcttttttgcaTATGTCaatttcttctgcattattcaaaCAATCAGAGAAATCTTAAATTGAAATTGACCTTGAAAAGGCAATTGGTAGACACATATTCTCTTCCAAAAATTTCACTTCCTTCTCTGCAATTCAAAAATGAGCtgtctaccaaatatttagatgTTTCGGAGCTACTTGGagcttggcaacaagagaaatTCTAGATGTTGGTAAAGCAGCAACAGCTGATTTAGCAAGCATGGCATGATCCTGCATCTGATCTCTGCCAGGATAACAGAGGGTCTTATTTACAGTCTCTTGCCTTGGCCCTTCTAAGTAGGTACGGTTTTCTGTTTACTTATCCCCTAGCATTAGGCCCTGGAACAATGTTGAACATAATGTCACTGGCCCTGGTGCCAGACAGGATCAGGGGCTCTGGAATATTTACAGTTTCCCTTCTTCTGCTTCCATAAATGAAACGGGCAGTCTGAATGGAGTAAATCAAGGGCCAGCTGGCTGAAAACACAACTGGCAACAAAGCACGTGGGCTCCTTCCAAGAGCTGGTGTTTAAAGAAATTCCAACTACCATAATAACGGTTAAGGACACTAGCTGTAGGATGTTAACAGTCAAATTTTACTCAAAGATTTTCGTTTCCAAAGTTTGGAAGCTATTATGTGTCTCCTTCTTCTTAAGAAATTTTCTAGTCTTGGAAAAATAGCCAATCCCTTATACTCTAACAAACgacacatatatactatatactttaGGAATGTCAAATAAATTCTGTGCCATGATGTACAAAGTGTTATTTTTGCTTAAGCTCAttcatacaaaataaataaaatggttacaaagttgagaaggaaaaaaggagaaacagaaatgacATACGAATTTAGGTGGGATAGCATGGCAGACAGCCAGACAAACTAATTTGGGAGGTTACTAATATATCCAGGCCAAGTgacaaacaaagaaaagcagatgtcttttgttaaataaaatatatatattactccaATTTTGATATTTAAGAAGAAATGTGATAATATCCTTGGGGAAGAAATCATACTGGAGCACTAGAAAGCTAGTAGATGAGTGATGCAGGGGTTTTTTTCTTGCTAGGTTCCAATAATGACAGTCATGGACTGGCTACTTATTCACTCTAGAATCTCTGAGTCTCCAAATCAGAAATCTATATGTATAAAACCATAGttgagagagaaatttaaaatctaaacAATTCTATACATTATGAGATGCTAATTATCTCCCAATCCAGGAGCAGGTGAGTTTGAAGGTGAGTGGACAAAGCTGCTTAGGTCCGCCCCTGTGCCCAGTATATAAATGCCAATGTCTATAAATGATTGGCAAGAGAAATGAGGGAGGAACCCTGAGAGAAAGTGAAGGGCTTCAGCAGTAGGTGCGTGGAGCAGCCGGTCTGATGCTATAAATCCCGGAAATGAATAAAGCCCGTAGCTTGAGACCCCCTGGAAGGCATTACCTCTACATAGGGCACGACCTTGCAGGAGAAGTCCTCCAGCAGCCACTTCTTGGTCAGCTCATGAAAGATGATGAGCGGAAGGCAGAAGAAGATGATGAGAAAGTCCCAGAAGGCCAGGTTGGCCAAGAGGGAGTTGGAGATGCTCCGCATgtagtagttgtgacacacgatGCACATCACCGCCAGGTTGCCTATGATGCCGGTCCCGAAGATCACCACCGACAAACACATGACCGCATAGGCTCCGTAGGACTCCTGGGTCAGTGGGTAGAAAGGGTTCTTCAGTCGCAAGCGCGGGTTCGTGGTGTTCCCCCGCCGAGGACCCCCGCGTTCGTGAACTCCTTCAAGGGAGGACCCGTTCAGAGCCAGAGCCCTGCCAGGGGGTGCAATCGTCCGCCCTTCGTGCCCCGACGGTCCATTGACCGTCTTGGGTTGGGGGTCGTGGTGGGAACCCTGGAGTTTCCCGGCTCTCCTTGGCCAATAATAAAGGTCGCTGGCTCCGGGTTCCTTCCTCACACTCTGCTCCTGACTGCGCCCAGAAATGCCAGCGCCTCTGGgacccttttccttctcctctgacGTGTGAAGGAAGAGTTGGAGAGCCGTGGGGTTCCCTCTCCCCAAAGTACCCGGGGGCTTCTGACTCCGGGCACCTTTCCACCTCCAGGCGCCAGGTGGTCTGGCTGGAGGTCCCGAGGGCTCCGCTGCCGACGCCTCCGCCCCTCTGCCCGCGCCTGGGTCACCGCCGCGGGCCGCGGGTGGGTCCCATGAAGGCGCCAAGCGCACCGCTGCCTCCTGAGCCTCCTCCCTGGGCGCACGGGTTGGCAGGTCTCCTGCAGAATTTTCCGGTCCCCAAGCGTCCCTGCTGCGACGCTGTATCAGTGTAGGTGAACAGCTTTCCCCCAGACAATTTTCGTTCCCGGGCGCAGGGGCGGACCCGAGGACGAGAGAAGCGGAAACCTTGAGCAGTAGCAGAAGCAGCAGCCGCGAGGTGCGGGCGAGACGCGCGCCCGCGGCCCGCATGGCTGGGCGAGGGCGCACCCGGCAACGGCGGCTCCTGCTTAGGACGGACACCTGCTGCCAAAGTTGCCGCTGAGAGTTAGACACATGTCACATACTAACCCCCGCCCCTGCAGCGGGGGACGGGAGATTAGGGGGAGGTTGGGGGATGGGTCTTGGGGTCACAGCCCTTCCCCTCTACAATCCTTCCTCGTTTGGTGTCCTGTGCATTTCTCAGCCAAGTCCAACCCGAGCGCTGCGTATCCCCAAGATTCAGAGAGGGAATCGCTGCTGCCGGTGGCTGACCTTGAAAACTTGCAACCAACGCCTGACTGTTGATTAATGTTGCGACTGGGAGAAGCCCAGACGAAGCCCCACGCTCCTCCCTGCCTTTGGGGTGGCTGCCTTCCTGGTAACAGTCGCTCTGCCTATTTACATGCTTTCGATATAGCTTTATCCAGCAGCAAGACGAGGTCGCTTCAAGGGAAAGGAAAGCAAGTTCCCCACCTTCAGATGACTAGTAGCCACACTCCCGCTCCCGCTTGCTGGAGACAAGCTGCCCACAGCCAGACGCCGCGCACATGCGCCGGGGTAACTCTCGCCCCACCTAACCCCAGCGACTCGCGAGGCTCCTGCGGACGAGGAGAAGCGGGATGCGAAGCCCGCGGCCGCGGCCAAAGTTGTCTCTCCTCTTGCTCAAAGTTGACCAGGGGGCGGCGCGGGCTGCTGGGCGGCGCGTCTCCGCGGAGAAGGGAATCGGTGGTGGGGAGGGCTAGCTCTGCTCCTCGGTGGACAGTGCCGGCGGCCGCAGGAGCTTGTGGCGGCGACAGCGGGCGCAGCCCGGGCGGAGAGAGTGGTGCCCGGAACCGCCGCGGGCGAGGCGGTGCATGGCCAGGAAGCCCCTCGCCGCCGCTCCAGCCGCAGCGCGCGCACGCGAAACCCAGCTCTCCGCTCCTTGCCTCCTCCCCCTGCTCAGCCTCCTGCGAGAGACGCGCTGGTTTGTGGGGAGACGGGATCCCCTGGCGGCTTACGAGGTCACTAAACCCACACACGTTTCATTCAAGCCCTTTGTAGCGGCTTCCACGCGTAGGAGCTGGAAGCGGCGAGGGAACGAGGGCGGAGGCGCGGAGCCTGCGCGGCTCGAGGCTAGGGATGGGCGGGACATGTTAATTCCCCAGATGTCTGAACCAGCCTGACGGGTCCCAGAGCCGGGTTGTGGGAAGAGGCGAGGGGcggggtggcgggggtgggggagatccGTGCGTTCGCTTCCAGACCTGGGTCCTCGAGGGAGTCGTAAATTGAGGCGCTCGCCTCCTTAGGTGTTTCCAAGAACTGaggatgggaaagaaaggaagctCAGAGGCTTCCATCGTAGAGAATGAGCAGTTCTGGGAGTGGGACGCAGAGTGGGGATGCGAAGGATACCCCTTTCCCTTTAACAAGGGTTTAGGAGGCATCCTACCAGGGGTTACTTTAGAACCACTCAGACCACAATGAAAGTAGTTTTGTTTGATGAAGTAGAAGGAAATGATAGGTAGGGGGAAATTAACGTGAACAGAACTTCCAGCCTGGCTGACCAGGCCTTTCCAGCCTTTTATACTGTAAAACCCCACACTCAGGCCACAGCTGTCAGGGTGTAGCTAATACGACAGACAAATATCAGAAAAACTGATTAAGAGAGAGCAAGTGatagaggaagaaataaacacattttgaaaaaagGGAACATGTAGAGAGACAGGAGAAAACACAATGAGAAATAATGCCTATTGTGGTAGGTAGAATAATGGCCTTccaaaagatgtccacatcctaattctTAATACCTGTGAaaatgttactttacatggcaaaagggactttgcagatgtgatttcTCAAGGGATTCTCATCCCCTTGAGGTGGGGAGAAGATCATGGATTATCCAAGTGGGTCCATTGAAATCACAAGGGTCCGTGCAAGAGGGAGGTAGGAGGGTCTGAGTGAAGTGAGACCCTGAGCTAAAATAATGGTGGAGatctctagaaactggaaaaggcaaggaatagGCCATGCCTGATCGTTTTTAGAGTTCTGACCCCCAGAATGATAAGATAatgaatttgtgttttttaagccacTTTAAGCCACCTATCAATTACAATGGAGTTTCTGGGAAGGGTGCAAAAGCTATTTCCTTGTTGAACTTGAATTTCTCTCTGGGTAGAGGTGGAAATCAGTGACACATTAATGTGATCTAGAGTAAAAAAAAGGATCAAAAAAATAGCTCACATGTATAACCGAGACTTAAAATTAATGAGATGGGGGGGAGTATCTCTAGTTTTATGttgacaacttttttttcttgttcacaaCTAACCCAGGTTACCccctcctgaatttttttttaaataaagtattacAGTTAAAGTAGAAGATTTCTCTCACCTTATTCCCATCTCTCTATCAACTGAGGTGACTAATATTCTGAAGTTGATGTGTATTTTTTCATCCACATATTTTGTACTTTTATGCTAGATCATATACGAGTTATACTGTTCTGTGTGCTTAAGAGTTACACAAATGGTGGCATAGCATAGTGAAGACACTGaattttgctcttttccttttacaCTTATAATTCTGAGATTCAGCCTAATTGATACATGTAAGTCTAGTTTGTCCTTTTTATGAATATGCTATAGTTAATTTTTACATTCCTACATTGGttaacatttgagttgtttccattctttttacTCTTAAAAGCAAGCATAGAAGTTTCCTTGTGCCCACATGCAAGAGCTCCTCTAGGGTTTATACTTACGCATGCTATTTCAGGTTCATAGGATATTAACACCATCAGCTTTTTAAGGTATTAACAAATTACTTTCTCCAAGAGCAGGATATGAGAGCCTCCCTTTTCTTCCTATCCCCTCAAAGTTTCGTTTGGATATTATCATTGTTATTCATTTTTGCCAGTCTCGGTAAAATAGCGtttcattgttattataattTGTAGTTCTATAATTATTAGTGAGGCTGAGCATCTTTCCACCTTTTATTGGTAAGTTGggtttcttcttttgtgacattCCTGATCCCATCCTAGATAGACACTGGATCTCACTACTTCTGCACCACAGACTGCTTCCAACTTGTGGCTTGATTTTTAGTTTGTTGATGGTGTCCTTATTGGTTCAgaaatgtaaaacttttagaaatactTATCATTATTGTCCTTTATACTTTTGCTTCTTGAGTTTTGCTTATTAAATCTTCCCTACTCTGATGTCATAATGACATTTTCCTAAAAATTATtctcaaagttttaaatatttagtgTTCATATTGAGGtctttaatatgaaatatattttatatataatatgaagaaatagatataattttatttttacctatatGGGTTGTCAGTTTTTTTTCATCACCATTTATTGACTAGCCCAACCATTCCTACCATTTGTAATGACAGTTCTCTTATTTTATTGAACTCCCACATAAGTTTACGTACGCGTTCCTGTTTTCTGTTCTATTCATTGGTTACACTGGTCTATTTGGCTATCCCTGTACCAACATcatgctatttttatttctgcagttatATAAGTCTTAATATCTGGTAAGGTACATATGGTAGCTCTCAAATTTGTTAATAACTTCAAATTTTATATGTAGACTTAACTAACCTACAAATAACGccaaatttatttctttacaacAACCATTTGTTTTCCTTGTCTTACTTCATTGTTAAGTACTTCCAGTACAGTGCTGACTAAAAGAGGTGAGCCATGTCcttaaatatctcaatttcataaattatttaagaaatgttCTGAATGTTAAGCTAGCCTAGCATTCCTAGGGATAAGCCTTATTGTATgctacagtatttttttaaaaacaggtggTGTTGAATTCAATTTGTCAGGATTTTCTTTGGGATTACTGGATATATGTTTGTAAGTACTCAAAAATCACCTTATTAGAAAGGCTTTCACCGACCATCCTTTTAAAAGGACAACCTTTCCCCATCCATTACTCTCTTCTCTTACTCTCTATTTCCTTACacattttgaaatggaaaaaaaaaaaaaagaatatctagagagacaggagaaaatacaatgaaaaatatgtAATTGGCTTGAGTTGGGCATCATTCTCCAAGTGGTAAGCTGAAGCACTGAGGTAGCCAGCTTGGAGAGAGGTTTAGGAAAATCCTGGTGGAGGGGCTGTCCGTGCCTGTCTGAAACAATTCCTTCTTATTCGTAAGTAGCTCCCTCCTTAACCTGAACAATGATGCCTTCCAGCTTGGATGTGCCATGCTCTGGTTCCTTAAGACTTATTGTGACCATGAATAAAATTGCAGAGACCTCCAGCCACCCTGTTGGAGTCTGGGACAATGTCAATCATTTATCTTTTGGGAAacacaattttctcatctgtaagacaaGGCTACCCATATCTCCTCTCAGCTCTGCCCACCCAAGTTGTTATGATGATTACACAGATATGAAAAGACTTTACAAATGTACAATATTTGTGTTGCTGTTTTTAGTAGTTCAACTATTTGTTGCTATTATCAACA encodes:
- the GPR37 gene encoding prosaposin receptor GPR37, with translation MRAAGARLARTSRLLLLLLLKVSASLVLGSAPAPGNENCLGESCSPTLIQRRSRDAWGPENSAGDLPTRAPREEAQEAAVRLAPSWDPPAARGGDPGAGRGAEASAAEPSGPPARPPGAWRWKGARSQKPPGTLGRGNPTALQLFLHTSEEKEKGPRGAGISGRSQEQSVRKEPGASDLYYWPRRAGKLQGSHHDPQPKTVNGPSGHEGRTIAPPGRALALNGSSLEGVHERGGPRRGNTTNPRLRLKNPFYPLTQESYGAYAVMCLSVVIFGTGIIGNLAVMCIVCHNYYMRSISNSLLANLAFWDFLIIFFCLPLIIFHELTKKWLLEDFSCKVVPYVEAASLGVTTFTLCALCIDRFRAATNVQMYYEMIENCSSTTAKLAVIWVGALLLALPEVVLRQLSKEDPGFSGRAPAERCVIKISPDLPDTIYVLALTYDSARLWWYFGCYFCLPTLFTITCSLVTARKIRKAEKACTRGNKRQIQLESQMNCTVVALTILYGFCIIPENICNIVTAYMATGVSQQTMDLLNIISQFLLFFKSCVTPVLLFCLCKPFSRAFMECCCCCCDDCVQKSSTVTSDDNDNEYTTELELSPFSTIRREMSTFASVGTHC